Proteins encoded within one genomic window of Balaenoptera musculus isolate JJ_BM4_2016_0621 chromosome 12, mBalMus1.pri.v3, whole genome shotgun sequence:
- the LOC118905288 gene encoding protein S100-A11-like: MAKTSSPTETERCIESLIAVFQKHAGRDGDNCKLSKAEFLIFMNTELGAFTKNQKDPGVLDRMMKKLDLDCDGQLDFQEFLNLIGGLALACHDSFIKKSTSSHK; encoded by the coding sequence ATGGCAAAAACATCCAGCCCTACAGAGACTGAACGGTGCATCGAGTCTCTGATTGCTGTTTTCCAAAAGCATGCTGGAAGGGACGGTGACAACTGCAAACTCTCCAAGGCCGAGTTCCTTATCTTCATGAATACAGAGCTGGGTGCCTTCACAAAGAACCAGAAGGACCCTGGTGTCCTTGACCGCATGATGAAGAAGCTGGACCTTGACTGTGATGGACAGCTAGATTTCCAAGAATTTCTTAATCTTATTGGCGGCCTGGCCCTAGCTTGCCATGACTCCTTTATTAAGAAGTCTACCTCTTCCCACAAGTAA